The DNA segment AACTTGTTGCACCCAAGTTgtggttattattattattatgggtCGGCTCTATGATCTAGTGTGGCGAAAAGATGATGCTTTTAATCTTGTGATTTTTGTTGAGAGGATACAAGCTTAGGATtctttttaatgcattttttaatcTTTGATCCAGGAAATtctgtatacatacaagtacatagaAATGTTGATACAGACGGAATACTTGTTATCGAAGGAatcttcaattttattattataaaaaatatattaaaaactaaacaatttcTGCCAAACTATTTACAACTTTTAACATAAGCCACATCTGAAACATGCATATTATAATCATGAATTGTAAATCTTCCATATACTGGTACTATTCAAACCTGCACAAACGTAAGCTCATATTCTAAAACTGATTCGCTGAGCTCCTGCATAGCCTGGCCTAGTCATttccagaaatatatgtaatattcgATTATCCTGGTAGTAGTCCCTTCCTTCTGTAGTTTTCAGGTTTTGAAACGCGTACGACGGACTAATATTACCTTCTTAAATTATGCCtactatttttagtttttatttatattccaacGTTATTTTGTTAACTTTATGTTACAaacaatataagtatgtatatttgagcTTTTTTCCTTACGatatcttattttatttcatgtaCTTGGTGTTCTACAACTCATTAGTAAATGTCTCACCACATATTCATACGCATGTTTGATCTCATTTGGTGTCTAACGGTTTCAGTCAAAACTCGTATTAATCTTTAATTATTGTACGAGTTTATTAATGTCACATTCTACCAACTTGAAGTCGCCTTGTCGCTACTTTGCTGAGGAGCTCAACCAGCTCGAAACTTTGAATCCAAGTTTGCTCAGCCACGCAGTGGTTCGAGTTGGaagattaattaattatgtGTTGTTCTTCCCAAAAGTGCCAAATCAGTGTGTACTTCTGTactggtatgtatgtattttcataagcttgcctatatatgtatgtatatacatagatatatgtgtCTATATAGCCAAACAATGGATGTATTATTTAATGAAGCTGTAAATACAAATTTCGCTATGGAATGACACTTAAACTCTAGTGTCCTATTTGAAACTCCTTAAGTGCTAcagaaatataaaagtaaattactTTTCCTCATACAGACGGACATATTCACTCTCTGGGTGGCATTAATGATGACAACCTCATTGGATTGCTAAGTCGCATTACCGAGCTGGAAGAGTCCGATCGTGAAACAATTCATTTGCTCGTTTTTCTGCTCATGCAGTTCATGTCGCGCACCGATCAGGCATTCCCCTCGGAAGATAAACCGGTATCCAAGACACAGAATATTGTACTCaagcatttgtttttgcttttggggCACAATCAGATTGATAAAACTTTCCACACAACGCCGGAGAATCTACGGTAACCAAAATGCACGAATTATCACTTTAAATCaaagatttataatttttcttgcgACATTCCTTCAGTGTTTCGGCAGTCTTCAATGCATTCCTCGCAAATCTACCACAAGTTTTGGATCAAAACCACTTGATTGGCGGTCTAATACTTCCCTCGATAATGCAGATCATATTGTACGCACCGAATCCCAGTAATACGGCTGCTGATTGCTAtcaaaatttggttttcaattatTCACTTTGGTATTTGGAGCAATATCCGCGTCGCAATTGGATGTTAACTGTACTGGTGGTGCTCTACAAGTATTCCTACACCCAGCCACCGTATAGCGCGTACGTGATTTCAGCAATGCGCATGGTTATGAACAGTTTGCGCAATCATTTCCATCAATGTCGCCGCATACCAACCACCACGATATTGGATATACAAGGTACATCACGTTCACGCGACGTTAGTCAACCCTCTTTGGGTACAGATCCTGATGAGAAGGATCCTAGTCCACCAGCTAGTCCAATGTTTCCGTCGGAAGGTACTAGCGCGGCATCAAAGAGTAAAGGCCAAAATGTCGCTTTCACACCAAAACTACAACACGCATTCCGTAAGTACAATGACTCTAGTTTGGAAGCGGATGAGACGGAATCTGAACTAGTGGCAATACCGGAAAGTGATTTGTCGGACAGCACTTTGCATGGCAGCAGTGCACCGGTAactattttgaaagtatttgatttggcaataaagaaatatatatgtatgtatattttccacCAGGGTTCTTTTGACGATACCGTACATTTCGAAGAAACATCGTTGACAAAGGGCGATATGCAGAGAGCACGAGCAGCCCGTGCCATTGAGTATGAAGAGGTAagtgaacatacatacatacatatgtttatttaaaaactttttttttcacataCCGAATGTGTGGACACATGGCTGACTTTTTGCCAAAATTATCAGTCAATCTGtgaaatatacaatattattaaaattcgaagaaaatgtttctttgaaaatattataccaTTATGTCAAAACTGAGTTCGATCGCGTCAGTATTTCATATAACCCCCATAtatctaatttaaaaattttcgaactccCAGTTGACTTtgtaccacatacatatgtagatgattttagtacaattttccctgaagtaaaataaagtaataaaactgAATCTATGACTTTacttgttaaaatatttattattttcaattcaattagaAAACATCGAGGGCACAACATAAGTCGTTGATTACTACCAAAACTGGAGATACCTATACTACGAAAATTAGAACTACCGGCGGTCAAGAAGCTGTTAGTACCACTGTTGTTACCACACAAGCCCGTCATAGTCTTCAAGAAGGTGTACGTATGATCGTTACCCCTCTCGTTGGCACAGATGCGGCAGCCGAGACCGCCATTGTAAGTCCCCCAGTTGATGTGCACCGCGCTATCACAGTCCGAAATAAATCGTTAGAGAACGCTGCCGCTTCGACATCGAAGATGTTTGCTGCAATTGCCACGAACCATCTTAAAGCATTGGGCGCGCTACAAGATATACAGGCCAAATCTAGCGATAGTAACTCTAAATCGCTGACATCCAGTAATGGCAATCGCTCAACGAATAGCAGCACTGAGAACTCAGGCAAGTGTCCACAACAATTACCACCAGTTACTTCTCAGCACGTACAAAATCAACAGCAACAGCCACCACATCATCCGCCTGCTTCTTCGAAAAAGCCTATTGGGCGGCACAAGACTATTGTCGAATGCAGTGCTGGCACTTCGTCCTCATCGACCGGCACGGATGACTCAAGACTGAGCGCCAACCATAAGAAACCAGCAGGCAAATCGCTAAAACGTTCGGACAAAGCATACGGCTCACCCGATTCCCCGCTCTCCAAGATGAGCGTCATGCCGAACCCAGTCGATGAGGTGGATACCACAAAGTTACCGGCACCAAAAAGTATAGCAGCACTGGAAATACCCACGCCAGAACGTTTACTGCCTATTGGCACGCATGAGTCGGTCGGTGGTTTAATCGACCGTTTGCGCGACGGTCTCAACTTACCGGATATAAGTCATTTGAAACAAGATAGCCTCGATGTATCGGATAGCACTAAAGACGACATAACACCCAGTAGTCGTACTACATCACCACGTCGTCTCATCAAGCAAGTAGCACTGGAATCGCCACCAAATGCGAGCGCCGCCGGTCAACAGGATCTGCATTCTTCCATATTAAAAAGCGTTACTCAGGAGGTGAAGACAACAACCAGCGCTACGGTTACTGCAAGCACAAGTGGTGTGCATAACGCAACTAAACCAGAAGCCCCGAAACGTCCGCGTCAGAAATTAGCTCCCTTCAATATGGACGCTAGTGCCATGCCGGATATACGTTCACGCTTCGCTGGTGCATGGCCACCGCCACCATATCAACCCCCTGAAGAGTTGGACGATGATCTGGATGATGGCATTGAAAATGGCAATGGTCATACTGGTGCGGCAGCGCAGCCAAATCGTGTGGTAAGTGTGCTTTTGAATTCGACAATGCTTCTATTAACTTATTCTAAGAACTCACAAGATTTTCTGGTAATAAGCACTGAGAATCAAActtgcattttctttttataaaacaatgtGTAGTTATAATTTCTGTCTCTTAGTTCTGATCCATGTACACATGACCATCCTTTCGTCAAACTTTAGTCCCTTCGTTCTTGTAATTCTTGACTACCTTTTTTCCTAGAGCACTAGACGCGTTGGCGATTATACGATTTGTGACCGTTGCACCGATTGTGGCGCACTCATCGAAGAGTATACCGACGAGGATATTGGCATATTGATAGTCATATTAGGAACTTTCATTCATCGCGAGCCGGCAATGGCAGCGCCATTTCTACCTGAAATACTAACCATAACCTCGAGGTTAGTAAATAATTTGTGAAGAACAAgtataataaaatcgcaaaaatttCTTCACCAGAATCTGCTTGACGTCTACGCACTCCTGGCAGGGCGAGAATGGACCAGCATTGGTTTGCAGCGCTCAGGCTGTGTCACTGCAATTTATACGCTGTGTTCTGCATCAGCTGGCACCCAACGGCATCTTTGTACAAGTTTTTCAAACTCAAGTGAAGAGTAAGAGAGATACATActaatacttacatatgcttATGATTAATATTCAATAATCTTCACAAAGTGAAAGTGCGTCACAACTCGTTCCGCAGCATTGCACGAGCTCTACAGGACTTTCAGGAGCTCAACGCCACACATCCCATTTATATGGTCTGCGAATCTCTGCAATCGAAGAAATCGCTCCCAGTCGAGCAGTTGCCGGTGATCTTCCGCAATATGGCCGAGTATTTGCATTGCGTGCCAACGGAACTGACCACCGGCCCAGGTGTTTGGCAGCAAGCGATGCAAGCCATGGAATCATTATTGCGTCAAGTGATTGTGTTGCTGCCAAATCTGGCCAATCCCGAACATCTGCTCGACATAATGGTAGCCACTTTGAAGATGAACATTGTGCCAAAAACCCTACTTGATCCCTACTCCAAGATAATTGGCTTTTGCGTGCAGAATACGAACTTAGAATACCACTCTTTGTATGATCTGTGCACACTCAATATGCGCTCGTTTTCCAAAGATCGCGATAAGATGCTGCTCTGTCGGCAGCTGATTTTCGAGTTCGTGCAGGCATTGAAGTTTAAAACTAACATACCAGATAACAACTTGTTGATGATCATCGGCTTTGTGCTGCATGATGCTGGTGGCACGCTGCCACCGGGCACTATAATTGGCTTTCCGGAGGCCCCGCCACCCTTAACTACCAATGCCGCGGATTGTATGCGTCAGTATGTCAACGATGTTATAGATTTCCTAGCCGACTTTCACACACTGAGTAAAATCAAGGTGAgtcctacatatacatacatatgtttcattCCGCCAACTCATAAACTCGCATACCCATAAGAACTTCAAAAATGGACAAATACAAAATGGACTTGGCGAAGACACGCTGGGTGGCGTTTTGAAGGGAGCTGTGGCACAATACTTGGCGCTGGAAATGTCACGTGGTAACACACGTGACAATAAAAGTAGTTCGCGTTATTTGCCCTGGTTGAATAATGCACCGTCGTCGCTGCAGCAAGGGTGAGTCCTAGTAAAGATTCTCGTAGTCATGCAAATGTCAGCTAGCTATTCACTCTTGTTCCACAGTCCCAAAGAATTCACGGAGTGCGTTGGCCACATGCGTCTACTCTCTTGGTTGCTGCTCGGCTCACTTACACACCTAGCGCTAACACAGCGCCGCGATGAGCGTCACACCATACCCATACCATCACAGCAGGTGCCACCAACCGTGCCACCGGCAGCAGTGCATTACCAGCACCATCATCAGCAGCCCAGTGGTATGGCGCCATTTGCAATGCCGGTCTCACAGGAGTCATCTTGCCACATTGCGGATCACATCCAGGTGATTTTTGCCGGTTTCGCCGAGCAGTCGAAGACGTCGGTATTGCATATGTCATCCCTCTTTCACGCCTTCACTCTGTGCCAACTATGGACTGTGTATTTGGAGCATGTTGCTCGCTCCTCCAGCAACGCAGAAGGCAACACCATGGGTGTACTCTTCGAGTTTTGGGCCAAAGTGACACCGTGCATTTTGCAATTGGTTTCGCATGCTCGTCCACCAAAAGAGAGTTCCGGTAGTGGCGTCGGTGGTGCAGGCATAGCCGATTTCACGCAGAACCCAAATGCAAAAGTGAGTTAAAATATATCTTTATTATTGTCAACACTATTTGCTTTATAGGTATTTAAGGAACAGTCAACCGTTTTGGCGGTTGTTCTTGATTTGACAATTATGCCAGCAATGCTAACAGGTCCTCAAGGAGAAGTTATTTTTACTGGGCTAGATCTCACGCAAAGCGATGTTATAAGTGTAGGTTTGAGGGATTGTGTAAAGAAGTTGTCAGGGGGAACCCATTGCAAACAAAAGAGTTTAACCTGCCCCAATAATCAGACAACTGTGGTCGGGGTTCAAGAAGTATCTCCAACTCTTCGTCTGTTGTTGTTGAGGTTATCAAGACGTTCTTAAGGGCAAGGCGCAAATTAATGACATTCAGAAAATCAACGAAAGGTCCAGGAAGCTTGTAGTTTCGAGGGAATTGGGGTTCAAGAAGTATCTCCAACtcttcgtttgttgttgttgaggttATCAAGACGCTCTTTAGGTCAAGGCGCAAATTAATTGACATTCAGATCATCAACGAAAGGCCCAGGAAACATTCTGTTTCGAAGGCGTGTTTGATGATTGGCTTCCATAGGGTATGCAAAGAGGAGGTtattgcacgcaggacatatatatggtatgtaatTTTCATAACATCCGGCTCTACGTTTCCGAATTTGTTCAGGATTTATCCGCCCAAGGGCTATTATTTCGGGTATCAAGCTCTGTTTGGATCAGTAAGTAGTAAGTTGAGCTTGTCGAAGCTTGATCCGAACCCGGCCGCGTTTTTACAAAACCACATAAACGACTATTGTCATAAGCAAGCTCACAGGAAGTGCTAACAACACCGGCGACACAAGTCTTCGCGATTGTGCAAATAGCACCTTGTTCGCACACATCGCCGTCAGTGTGACGAGCTGGGTCGATGTAGCCATGCCTATATTAAGCGAACCCACACAGTCCCACAGTTTTTGCGATATCGACCTACAATTTTGACCACGATCTTTCCTTCCCAAGAGACTGcccatttgtcagaaccgccgatattggaccactttagcgtaactgccatacaaactggcaaaCTAGCTTCAGTGgcaccgaagttaacgtttaccttgtttttatcttaatttcttttaatttaacttgTACGCTAATATCcccaaattttataatataaattacactcatattacttttttatttattatacagaGTCCCAATGCGAAGGTGAGTTAACCCTATATAATTTATCTATTTCtttgattttagaaaaatttcttacaaatatataatttagaaATATAGTTTGTACATtccattaactttttttaaatttccttttataaaaaaatattttgtaagttttttaatatatctaCTATTATTTAACTTTATGTTTATTGTgctataaacattttttcataaacaaacctatacaataaaacaataatacttTCAGCTCTCCGAAATGGTGAATCTTCATTTTCTTAGTCTTCTCGAAGCACTCAAGGAGACTAATTCAACAATTTTAGGCAAACTTTTGCCGCTGTGGAGTCCGGTCTTGTCCTCACAAACACAGGTGAGCAATtttggtttataaaaaaatgtattttgttttaattacaattgttttaattctaattttttttatataattttttttatataattttttttttatataattttttttttatataatttttttttatatcattttttttatatcatttttttttatatcattttttttaaatactatttgttttaattttaattttccattataaatatttttttaattttttgatgtaTCACACGAATATTCAATTTACAGCTATCTAAAACGCTCCATGTACGTTTGCAAAATGTACGCGATAATGCGCCCGACTTTGAGGAGCAGCAAACACACCCTTCGGACGCATTACTGAAATGGCTGCAGCGACTACAATTTAAAATGGGTCAAATCGAGCTGCAAGCCTCGACAGCAACAcaattttattccatttaaaatatatgcaacTACATATGTGTAATATAAGAAATTCTATAGTATTGTGTGGTTTATTGAGACCAGAGCACAGCTTtcaacaatacatacatatttaagtagaaaaaattaattgtgttTGCTTAAAAGCTGCACCTTAAAGTCTTAACAATAACTTAAGCGAAATCTTAAATGTTACATGGTTTAACTACTGagtgtctacatacatacttacatagttGTGTTGTTGAATATCGAACATAGAAAATTCGTTTACaaagaaacaattaataaagtaacgttcaaataatatagaCGCTGTTGTTATTTATAGTGAGGCAACTAATTGTAGATCGTATATGTAACACCGCCACCAGACTTTTCCTCATCCAGTGGATCATGCACCTCATCGTCTTCGTTGAACTTTTGTTCACCTTCGATATGTACCGATGGTGTGCGATATGTAGTGAAGGCAGTTTTAGATTTCAGCTCTTCCTCTGTAGGCAATTTCAGGTCACGTTGTTCGAGACGCGCTATACGTGCAGCCAAACGCTCCTCGGCTTGTTTTTCTTGCAAAGACTATAAAAGATGAGATGAGGTTTCCTAACGTGGTCAtaatagaaatcaaaattatacgTACTTTTAATTTTGCCAAATAATCGGTTTGTAACTCCACCGAATCAAGTAATGTCAACATCTTTGCGCCACTGTGTTGTATAAGAGGTGGTGTTGCGGCAGTAACTTCCCAATGTTTGCCTTTTTTTCGTAGGCGCTCCTTTGCCGGATCGTGCACATCTGATACAGTGGTTTTGTAAGGTTTGAACTTTTCGCGTTGTGGAGCTACTTGCAACTCAGTTTTCGCCACAAGGTAGCGTACATGTTCCTCTACCTCCGCTAGTGACGGCGTGCTACTGCGACTATCTTCACTAATTAAGCTTACTTTAGATGATGTAGGTCTTTCAGTGAAGTGCTGTAtctttgattttatatttgttaactTTTCGCCGACATCTATTTCAACAACCTGGACATCCACGACTTTATCCGTTTCGCTTTCATCTGTCAGTGTTGAATCTGTTTCAGTTAAATTCGCTTTCGAACATGTTGATATTAAATTCTCAGACTCTGCTTTAAAAGATTCGATCTCAGCTAAATCATCTTCTGTTATTAACTTAGGCTCGGGTGGtaaaatttttgttcgtcgTTCGTGCATTGTGCATTGGGCAATCACGCGTAATGGATCTAACTCTGCTTCGTCATCGCTATCAAGAATATCGTCTGTTGGATCACCATTTTGTTCACCATTTAAGTGGCCGTTCCACTCCAGACGATTGAGTACATCTTCGCCCTTAGAAACAATGTTTAATTCTGAGAACATGTTTGCCGCTTCATCAATATTATTTCGTCGATCAAGCTCTTCTATTACTTTGTTGTAGAAATCTTCTATGCGTTTTCCTTTATCTGGCAGCCGTTTTAAGTTGGCTCTGTATAAATGGAAAATTCATATCCCTCATTGTATGCACATAATTTTTGTACTTACTTGTTTGCCAGTAACTTGCTTTGACGCTCCTTGAGATCTAACAGTTCCAAACGAGAAAGTTTCGTTAAATCTCTAACAGCATTATCTTGTTTAATAGTGGGTGCAACGGCAGGAATTCTATTCATAGGTGGGCGACTTATTGTAgccattttatacaaattattattttgaaaattatattttttaaatcacgataaagtcgatttacattaaatattacaatttcgTACGTAtgataattgtaataaaaaaaccgCCACAGAATATAAACAGCTGGTCGTAGTGATGCTGCCAATAGATTTGtttaatgtttgtgttattCATCCATTTctctgaaataataaaaaaattactatatagaaGTCCTAAAAATTTGAACTATGAcaatcaatattaaattaatattcaggagagcggcttttccgaaaacgtgcaccaattttcacgggaaatgtcttaaaattcttgtttttaattccaatttacgaatatacatatatggcgcGATAcctatttttatgcttttttgtatgtttttatttgactttcAATAATTCATAAACAGATAAACACATGTATGATTTGCGCATCGTTCGTAAATTCTTATTAGAGTTTTCCATCATATAAAATTGAGACATTTTTGTTGGTTGATTTGCATCAGCTGCactttaaattttgacatttgcCACATTGACTTGTTCAATTGCTGgagtgcaaatatttataactttcaGCGATTTCATCagatttttcacaaatattaatcAACGTTATAGGTAATTAGGTCTCTAAATAACATTACCCACaagtaaattaacaaaataaaagaaattaagatGACGGACCAAGAATTGCTAACACAATTCCAGTTGCTGGGCATGAGCGAACAAAAGGCCAAAGAAACGCTAAAGAATGCGAATGTGACGAAAAATTTGCAACTGGCACTAGCTGAGGTAAAAGGTGCTCCACCCGGCGAAGGTGTTGGCATGTTGCTTTATCACATGGCTAGTAAAATCAAGCCGCAAAACGCTCATGAATTGCCATTAGTCACTCGATACATTGTTGACCGTAAATTAGATACGACTTTGAGGGTGGAGGCGGCACttgaatatttattgaaaaatgttcaaaagaAAGGAGCTTCTGTTAATCTAAAAGAGTTTGATGAATTTTGTGGAGTAGGTGTGGTTGTCACTCCGGAAGAGATCGAGCGTATAGTGCaagaacaaataaaattgcACAAGGATGCCCTCCTGGAGCAGCGTTATCACTTCAATGCATTTAAAATTATGCAAGAAGTGCGTGCACAGCTCAAATGGGCTGATGCGAAATCTGTCAAAGCCGCGATTGACGTTGAGATATTCGATTTACTTGGTCCAAAGACTGAGGAAGATTTGAAACCACCACCAAAAActgaaaagaagaaagaaaaacaaataaaaacggcT comes from the Bactrocera neohumeralis isolate Rockhampton chromosome 2, APGP_CSIRO_Bneo_wtdbg2-racon-allhic-juicebox.fasta_v2, whole genome shotgun sequence genome and includes:
- the LOC126751075 gene encoding protein unc-79 homolog isoform X2 — its product is MSDTFKNQLVNMGTRAAAFQAKLRCLHDSHVRLLQNTQPTPSGVDIANNIKYFSQTLLTVLKDVRTSPHELIRDPSEDPTRMSAYPNLEYGNLYNALTMLIDVAPCIQYGQIVFGKALLQCLCCILPFLDKDLIDNLPYLVSSTMSVLPPALHQDIVNALCYYILPFTITRRSADEQECQACQAVSSVIMMVLQYSHNPAHHCQLLECLMTLKHNVVKDILCVIAYGTSMSRSSAAKLLFYYWPAFDPNLFDRKVLLSKLTNDMVPFVCQCEQCPNAGNAEAAKVCFDHSISISYAPDCPPPLYLCIECANEIHRKHANLEFGDILHPMQQVSMVCENKNCRSTDKAAFSICFSTECASYNGNHPIRYCTLCHSNRHNSRRGGDHVVHRSLQIIWQMDPEIQMHMVESVISLLREAKPLNFEPGKDGSDPKKNGGNGTPDTITLEERQMLGRYGIWLLVGRCTPTPEMPVEVLGRILSMLFHWFHVTACSYDVASQIESTIEKLKVEHVCNWLKEICRIHYNVFISCLLPHPPEYARVGGHWETLASRTSHLKEGLQRLICLVPYEVITSEIWDYVMPHWMEAITNDVGEKELNELKIVLSKILDPEMSPLGFDAKTMYNFVAIRFEKTTAKVQQQALHWLQILTKLGILIPLVQLFAMFGDGVRIMKYGVQHELMREKEGQGKGPKTPLKETKNELGNPPRRSSISPVVEDDSGNTSAISDDEAPTNRHTEFSTDAEHNLTCCILMLDILLKQMELQDVEQHMGIHTSVCENVSRLIKCMVTAARVGLSSHVCSLKVAECAYCEASIMWHQLATKLVQFMAPLNPVRPPDIPIEDIIEEEKSSRKSPPESDKEKSRERDVSLSMAPLPIPLGPLGGFADILKLDQFFSDDGKIIIMAGPVPVAVPQPEPHSVGGVLVHMPHVCSNNDYGHSVDSIELRKVHATDEIMTATVETVSEQLDLASILPADRAIARSITLSDADVGSANVSVTRASVLGENGGANGSTGGGAGENGSVSDEEEDEEEGEDFWHTSVGKFKFTLDQLPQTLQYIHQLLTEIPTIKKPEILYYVLQCLNVMALHGDALAKAAREHRGFFIWCQENLLIKNLWGLCNAEHSHICQASVPLLLHCITLPLGSDVFWRVVQEAFHDTDWRIRFTAVERVTVITRFMDSTPLRTEVGLQTALATAFCHLIASMDDINVYVAQRATLYIGTIHDTAIRSLLFCLESQFDLFIVDRPVVLQSVYQLHNSLSDRKILNWEFFLNRFDTLFVEAQINLEKCGDISYLRDLRNSENGSEALSSKILKAREALSQSDTSGSMAKTLSASFGTKWPYKRTMSAPASMIPRQDSKFMPEKEKIYSRQISAPILKRKTSRFGLDGHIHSLGGINDDNLIGLLSRITELEESDRETIHLLVFLLMQFMSRTDQAFPSEDKPVSKTQNIVLKHLFLLLGHNQIDKTFHTTPENLRVSAVFNAFLANLPQVLDQNHLIGGLILPSIMQIILYAPNPSNTAADCYQNLVFNYSLWYLEQYPRRNWMLTVLVVLYKYSYTQPPYSAYVISAMRMVMNSLRNHFHQCRRIPTTTILDIQGTSRSRDVSQPSLGTDPDEKDPSPPASPMFPSEGTSAASKSKGQNVAFTPKLQHAFRKYNDSSLEADETESELVAIPESDLSDSTLHGSSAPGSFDDTVHFEETSLTKGDMQRARAARAIEYEEKTSRAQHKSLITTKTGDTYTTKIRTTGGQEAVSTTVVTTQARHSLQEGVRMIVTPLVGTDAAAETAIVSPPVDVHRAITVRNKSLENAAASTSKMFAAIATNHLKALGALQDIQAKSSDSNSKSLTSSNGNRSTNSSTENSGKCPQQLPPVTSQHVQNQQQQPPHHPPASSKKPIGRHKTIVECSAGTSSSSTGTDDSRLSANHKKPAGKSLKRSDKAYGSPDSPLSKMSVMPNPVDEVDTTKLPAPKSIAALEIPTPERLLPIGTHESVGGLIDRLRDGLNLPDISHLKQDSLDVSDSTKDDITPSSRTTSPRRLIKQVALESPPNASAAGQQDLHSSILKSVTQEVKTTTSATVTASTSGVHNATKPEAPKRPRQKLAPFNMDASAMPDIRSRFAGAWPPPPYQPPEELDDDLDDGIENGNGHTGAAAQPNRVSTRRVGDYTICDRCTDCGALIEEYTDEDIGILIVILGTFIHREPAMAAPFLPEILTITSRICLTSTHSWQGENGPALVCSAQAVSLQFIRCVLHQLAPNGIFVQVFQTQVKMKVRHNSFRSIARALQDFQELNATHPIYMVCESLQSKKSLPVEQLPVIFRNMAEYLHCVPTELTTGPGVWQQAMQAMESLLRQVIVLLPNLANPEHLLDIMVATLKMNIVPKTLLDPYSKIIGFCVQNTNLEYHSLYDLCTLNMRSFSKDRDKMLLCRQLIFEFVQALKFKTNIPDNNLLMIIGFVLHDAGGTLPPGTIIGFPEAPPPLTTNAADCMRQYVNDVIDFLADFHTLSKIKNFKNGQIQNGLGEDTLGGVLKGAVAQYLALEMSRGNTRDNKSSSRYLPWLNNAPSSLQQGPKEFTECVGHMRLLSWLLLGSLTHLALTQRRDERHTIPIPSQQVPPTVPPAAVHYQHHHQQPSGMAPFAMPVSQESSCHIADHIQVIFAGFAEQSKTSVLHMSSLFHAFTLCQLWTVYLEHVARSSSNAEGNTMGVLFEFWAKVTPCILQLVSHARPPKESSGSGVGGAGIADFTQNPNAKSPNAKLSEMVNLHFLSLLEALKETNSTILGKLLPLWSPVLSSQTQLSKTLHVRLQNVRDNAPDFEEQQTHPSDALLKWLQRLQFKMGQIELQASTATQFYSI